The following coding sequences lie in one Haladaptatus sp. DJG-WS-42 genomic window:
- a CDS encoding lamin tail domain-containing protein yields the protein MVRAQVATGLFVLLVVLAGCLGGFGGGDATPTTTAAETTTAPTASGTLAIHYLNVGQGDSTLIVGPEGETVLIDTGDFKDDGEHVIAYLKAQGITRLDALVSTHADADHIGGNAAVIEYFETEGEGVGAVYDSGIVASTATYDRYLDAVEEYDVPLYQTRAGDTIPMAGVEISVLSPPEGYLADDDRNENSIVLKVTHGANSVLLPGDAEREAEAYLVEAYNLDVTVWKASHHGSSTSNSPALLDEATPAVSVISSDYDSRYGHPHQEIIDRFAARDITTFWTATHGNVVMESNGTALTVKTQRAAPTAAADLRNAAPVSPGLDAPVETRLVVRGDEAIAVGETPTTTEVTPDGGVSLVVKQVHADAAGRDGENLNDEYLVFENTGSEPLSLAGWTVRDEAGKTYTFSELTLDPGATVTLHTGSGTDSDTDRYWDASGPVWNNDGDTVTVTDDEGTVVVEVTY from the coding sequence ATGGTACGCGCTCAGGTTGCGACCGGACTGTTCGTTCTCCTCGTCGTCCTTGCAGGCTGTCTCGGCGGGTTTGGTGGCGGCGACGCGACGCCCACAACAACCGCAGCGGAGACGACGACGGCGCCGACGGCGAGTGGCACGCTTGCTATTCACTATCTCAATGTCGGGCAGGGCGATAGCACACTCATCGTCGGCCCGGAAGGCGAAACCGTGCTCATCGATACGGGTGATTTCAAAGACGACGGTGAACACGTCATTGCCTACCTCAAAGCGCAGGGCATCACGCGCCTTGACGCACTCGTTTCGACGCACGCGGACGCAGACCACATCGGCGGCAACGCCGCAGTCATCGAATACTTCGAAACCGAAGGCGAAGGCGTCGGCGCGGTGTACGACTCCGGTATCGTCGCTTCGACGGCCACCTACGACCGCTACCTCGACGCCGTAGAGGAGTACGACGTTCCGCTCTACCAGACGCGGGCTGGCGATACGATCCCGATGGCAGGCGTCGAAATTTCGGTGCTCAGCCCGCCAGAAGGCTACCTCGCAGATGACGACCGAAACGAGAACAGCATCGTTCTCAAGGTCACCCACGGCGCGAACAGCGTACTCCTTCCGGGTGACGCAGAGCGCGAAGCCGAGGCGTATCTCGTGGAGGCCTACAATCTCGATGTGACGGTGTGGAAAGCGAGCCACCACGGCAGTTCGACCAGCAACAGCCCTGCACTGCTCGACGAAGCAACGCCCGCCGTGTCGGTGATTTCGAGCGATTACGACTCGCGTTACGGCCACCCACATCAGGAGATTATCGACCGCTTTGCCGCCCGCGACATCACGACGTTTTGGACGGCGACCCACGGGAACGTGGTCATGGAGAGCAATGGTACTGCACTCACCGTGAAAACCCAGCGTGCCGCGCCGACCGCCGCTGCGGACCTACGGAACGCTGCGCCAGTCTCACCCGGGCTAGACGCGCCCGTTGAAACCCGCCTCGTGGTTCGCGGTGATGAGGCAATCGCCGTCGGAGAAACACCGACGACGACCGAAGTCACGCCCGATGGCGGCGTCTCGCTGGTGGTGAAACAGGTGCACGCTGACGCCGCAGGGCGGGATGGTGAGAATCTGAACGACGAGTATCTCGTCTTCGAGAATACGGGCTCTGAACCACTCTCGCTCGCCGGGTGGACGGTGCGCGACGAAGCGGGCAAGACGTACACGTTCTCCGAGTTGACGCTCGACCCGGGCGCGACGGTGACGCTCCACACCGGTTCGGGCACGGATTCCGACACCGACCGCTATTGGGACGCTTCCGGGCCGGTGTGGAACAACGACGGCGATACGGTTACTGTCACGGACGACGAAGGTACCGTCGTAGTGGAGGTAACTTACTGA
- a CDS encoding GntP family permease has translation MLEGLPLVLLLLGAVAFIILATAKLNLHAFLALLIAAYGTGLLAGLDPTEVASLVTEGFGGVLAYIGVVILAGTIIGIILERTGAAIVIAESILDLIGEEHTTTVMAITGSVVSIPVFCDSGFIILSGLNRSLAERSKLSLATLGVALAGGLYATHVFVPPTPGPIAAAGILGADIGLVMIAGILVSVPVTLVAAKWASTVASKYHIDPNPDMTIEDIKAEYGRLPSKAASFAPLLVPIVLITLGSIAAYPEAENPAFITGTAQSALLFLGDPAVALLIGAFVGFAIVPDYSEDVTSEWVGDGIKNAAIILAVTGAGGAFGTVLKALPLKGFIGDTFGGLGIGLVAAFIIAAALKSALGSSTVSIVTTAGLIAPLLPELGLATTWGRVFAVLAIGAGSMTVSHANDSYFWIIKEFTDMKTATAYQAWTLATLVLGVTSILWILVLRNIVAVAL, from the coding sequence ATGCTAGAAGGACTCCCATTGGTACTGTTGCTCCTTGGTGCAGTCGCCTTCATCATTCTGGCGACGGCCAAGTTGAACCTCCACGCGTTCCTCGCGTTGCTCATCGCCGCCTACGGGACGGGGCTGCTCGCCGGGCTCGACCCGACAGAGGTTGCCTCACTCGTCACCGAAGGGTTCGGTGGCGTCCTCGCCTACATCGGCGTGGTCATCCTGGCGGGGACGATTATCGGCATCATCCTAGAACGGACGGGTGCGGCAATCGTCATCGCAGAGAGCATCTTAGACCTCATTGGCGAGGAACACACGACCACAGTCATGGCCATCACGGGCAGCGTCGTGAGCATTCCCGTGTTCTGTGACTCCGGGTTCATCATCCTCTCCGGGCTGAACCGGTCGCTCGCAGAGCGGTCGAAACTCTCCCTTGCGACGCTCGGTGTCGCGCTCGCAGGCGGGCTCTACGCCACGCACGTCTTCGTGCCGCCAACGCCCGGCCCGATTGCCGCCGCCGGGATTCTCGGTGCAGACATCGGCCTCGTCATGATTGCCGGAATCCTCGTCTCGGTGCCAGTGACGCTCGTCGCCGCAAAGTGGGCGTCAACGGTTGCATCAAAATACCACATCGACCCGAACCCGGACATGACCATCGAGGATATCAAGGCCGAATATGGGCGGCTCCCCTCGAAAGCAGCGTCGTTCGCACCGCTGCTCGTCCCCATCGTGCTCATCACGCTTGGGAGCATCGCGGCCTACCCGGAAGCAGAGAATCCGGCGTTCATCACCGGAACTGCACAGTCCGCACTGCTGTTCCTCGGTGACCCGGCCGTTGCGCTCCTCATCGGCGCGTTTGTCGGGTTTGCCATCGTCCCCGACTACTCAGAAGACGTCACGAGCGAGTGGGTCGGCGACGGCATCAAAAACGCCGCCATCATCCTCGCCGTGACCGGCGCGGGCGGTGCGTTCGGGACAGTGCTCAAAGCCCTCCCACTCAAGGGCTTCATCGGTGACACCTTCGGCGGCCTCGGGATCGGTCTCGTCGCCGCGTTCATCATCGCCGCCGCGCTCAAGTCCGCGCTTGGCTCCTCGACCGTCTCCATCGTCACGACGGCGGGCCTCATTGCGCCACTGCTTCCCGAACTCGGCCTCGCTACGACGTGGGGGCGCGTGTTCGCCGTCCTCGCAATCGGCGCGGGGAGCATGACCGTGAGCCACGCGAACGACTCCTACTTCTGGATAATCAAGGAGTTCACCGACATGAAGACGGCCACGGCGTATCAGGCGTGGACGCTCGCAACGCTCGTGCTCGGGGTAACCAGCATCCTCTGGATTCTCGTGCTCAGAAATATCGTCGCCGTGGCGCTTTAA
- a CDS encoding DUF3006 domain-containing protein, which yields MVTDGTYTAVIDRIEDAHAVLLIEEAGRDVDELVIHESKLPFELREANLVVHIALEGGVVKSVTADDEATDERMEDAQSRFDRLAQRPPESKEP from the coding sequence ATGGTCACAGACGGCACGTACACCGCAGTTATCGACCGAATCGAAGACGCACACGCGGTGTTACTCATCGAAGAAGCGGGGCGAGACGTAGACGAACTCGTGATACACGAGTCGAAACTCCCCTTCGAGCTGCGCGAGGCGAACCTTGTCGTCCACATCGCCCTCGAAGGCGGCGTGGTAAAATCAGTAACAGCGGACGACGAAGCGACCGACGAACGGATGGAAGACGCCCAGAGTCGGTTCGACCGGCTGGCACAACGGCCACCCGAGTCAAAAGAGCCCTGA
- a CDS encoding DUF4147 domain-containing protein — MFDNRSAHATTTARTVALDSLEAGIEAAHPRRVIRDSVSIDGDTLTIAGEAYDLTDIGKIVVLGGGNAAAHVASVLEPILDDRLAGGVVVTDDPTETDRVTVHRGDHPVPSQRGVDGTTVVRNAAANADESTLVLAVITGGASALLPAPAEGISLEALQATTNALLESGATIHEINAVRKHLSALKGGQLARIAAPATVVSLIFSDVVGNDLSVIGSGPTVPDDSTYEEALSVLSEYDVSVPDAVQSHLERGANGTLAETPQAGDPIFDRVSNHILADNFTALSAASEVAEARGFTPLILSSSIRGEAREAAKSHVAVAEEVLATGNPLSAPAVLLAGGECTVTVHGDGEGGPSQEFCVSAALELDAERITVAAVDSDGIDGATDVAGAIVDTDTIADRAAGANALRENDVYPLLAKAGAHLHSGATGTNVNDLRIVVVDA, encoded by the coding sequence GTGTTCGATAATCGGTCGGCACACGCCACGACAACGGCGCGAACCGTCGCACTCGACAGCCTCGAAGCAGGCATCGAAGCCGCCCACCCACGCCGGGTCATCCGCGACTCGGTCTCAATAGACGGTGATACACTCACGATTGCGGGCGAAGCCTACGACCTCACCGACATTGGGAAAATCGTGGTTCTCGGCGGCGGCAACGCGGCCGCCCACGTCGCGTCCGTGCTCGAACCCATCTTGGACGACCGACTCGCTGGCGGCGTCGTGGTCACCGACGACCCAACAGAAACCGACCGCGTGACCGTTCATCGCGGCGACCACCCCGTACCGAGCCAGCGCGGCGTTGACGGCACAACGGTCGTCCGCAATGCTGCCGCCAACGCAGACGAATCGACGCTCGTCCTTGCGGTCATTACGGGTGGCGCGAGCGCGTTGCTCCCTGCGCCCGCCGAGGGTATCTCGCTCGAAGCCCTCCAAGCAACCACCAACGCGCTGCTCGAATCGGGGGCGACCATCCACGAAATCAACGCCGTCAGAAAACATCTGTCTGCGCTCAAAGGCGGGCAACTCGCCCGCATCGCCGCGCCCGCGACCGTCGTCTCGCTCATCTTCTCGGACGTCGTTGGCAACGACCTCTCGGTTATCGGCAGCGGCCCGACGGTTCCAGATGATTCCACCTACGAAGAGGCCCTCTCTGTGCTCTCCGAGTACGACGTGTCGGTTCCAGACGCCGTGCAAAGCCACCTTGAACGCGGTGCGAACGGCACCCTCGCGGAAACCCCGCAGGCTGGCGACCCGATTTTCGACCGCGTCTCGAACCACATCCTCGCGGACAACTTCACGGCGCTCTCAGCCGCAAGCGAGGTGGCTGAAGCTCGTGGCTTCACGCCGCTTATTCTTTCCTCAAGCATCCGTGGCGAGGCACGCGAGGCCGCGAAATCGCACGTCGCTGTCGCAGAGGAAGTGCTTGCGACCGGCAATCCACTTTCTGCACCCGCCGTCCTTCTGGCAGGCGGCGAATGCACCGTGACAGTGCACGGCGATGGCGAGGGCGGCCCGAGCCAAGAGTTTTGCGTGAGCGCGGCGCTCGAACTCGATGCCGAACGCATCACGGTGGCCGCGGTCGATTCAGACGGTATCGACGGCGCAACCGACGTTGCGGGCGCGATTGTCGATACGGACACGATAGCCGACCGCGCTGCTGGCGCGAACGCACTGCGAGAAAATGACGTGTATCCCCTGCTCGCCAAGGCGGGTGCACACCTGCACTCTGGCGCGACGGGGACGAACGTAAACGACCTGCGAATCGTCGTCGTCGACGCTTAA
- a CDS encoding VOC family protein codes for MMTQTGSTITWFEIPVRDIHRAVTFYTTVLTIDLQVTNMRGVPHALFPVSGGVSGALTQRRDVKPAENGTRIYLHVDGDINDALSKVERAGGRVLTPKTSLGDEGFYGVLRDSEGNAVGLHSTR; via the coding sequence ATGATGACGCAAACCGGGAGTACAATCACCTGGTTCGAGATTCCGGTACGGGACATACACCGGGCTGTGACGTTCTACACGACCGTCCTCACAATCGACCTGCAAGTAACCAACATGCGTGGGGTTCCCCACGCACTCTTTCCCGTTTCGGGTGGCGTGAGCGGCGCGCTCACCCAGCGCAGAGACGTGAAACCCGCAGAAAACGGCACTCGAATCTACCTTCACGTCGACGGCGACATCAACGACGCTCTCTCGAAGGTCGAACGCGCAGGTGGCCGGGTGCTCACACCAAAAACTTCGCTCGGTGACGAGGGCTTCTACGGCGTGCTGCGCGACTCAGAAGGCAACGCCGTTGGGTTACACTCGACGCGCTAG